Proteins encoded together in one Antennarius striatus isolate MH-2024 chromosome 13, ASM4005453v1, whole genome shotgun sequence window:
- the drd1b gene encoding dopamine receptor D1b, translating into MDQNFSTVQDGKQLLPERDSSKRVLTGCFLSLLIFTTLLGNTLVCAAVTKFRHLRSKVTNFFVISLAISDLLVAILVMPWKAATEIVGFWPFGSFCNIWVAFDIMCSTASILNLCVISVDRYWAISSPFRYERKMTPKVACLMISVAWTLSVLISFIPVQLNWHKAQTTSYAELNGTYPGDLLPDNCDSSLNRTYAISSSLISFYIPVAIMIVTYTRIYRIAQKQIRRISALERAAESAKNRHSSMGNSSNIESESSFKMSFKRETKVLKTLSVIMGVFVCCWLPFFILNCMVPFCEPNFTDGATDFPCISSTTFDVFVWFGWANSSLNPIIYAFNADFRKAFSILLGCHRICPGSNAIEIVSINNNMGAQTSNPNCQYQPKSHIPKEGNHSANYVIPHSILCQEEELQKKDVYGGEIEVGMLSDALEKLSPSISGTLDSDTEVTLEKIKPIAQNGQHNVVSC; encoded by the coding sequence ATGGATCAGAATTTCTCAACGGTTCAAGATGGCAAGCAGCTGCTACCAGAGAGAGACTCATCTAAGCGTGTGTTGACAGGATGTTTCCTCTCCCTTCTTATCTTCACCACGCTACTCGGCAACACTCTTGTTTGTGCTGCTGTCACAAAGTTCCGACACCTGAGGTCTAAGGTTACCAACTTCTTTGTCATCTCTCTTGCCATCTCTGACCTTCTGGTAGCTATCCTGGTAATGCCATGGAAGGCAGCGACTGAAATTGTGGGGTTTTGGCCATTTGGTTCATTCTGCAACATATGGGTTGCGTTTGACATCATGTGCTCAACAGCCTCCATCTTGAACCTGTGTGTGATTAGTGTTGACCGTTACTGGGCCATCTCAAGTCCTTTCCGTTATGAACGAAAGATGACCCCGAAAGTAGCATGCCTGATGATCAGTGTGGCGTGGACCCTGTCTGTCCTCATCTCCTTCATTCCTGTTCAGCTAAACTGGCACAAAGCTCAGACCACCAGCTACGCAGAGCTAAATGGAACGTATCCTGGTGATTTGCTCCCTGACAACTGTGACTCTAGCCTCAACAGAACCTACGCAATCTCCTCCTCTCTTATTAGCTTCTACATACCTGTAGCTATCATGATCGTCACCTACACACGGATCTACCGCATTGCACAGAAGCAGATTCGAAGAATATCGGCTCTGGAACGAGCAGCAGAAAGTGCCAAAAATCGCCACAGCAGCATGGGGAATAGTTCAAACATAGAGAGTGAAAGTTCATTCAAAATGTCGTTTAAAAGAGAAACCAAAGTCTTAAAAACACTCTCAGTCATCATGGGGGTGTTTGTCTGCTGCTGGTTGCCCTTCTTCATCCTTAACTGCATGGTTCCATTTTGCGAGCCAAACTTCACAGATGGTGCCACAGACTTCCCTTGCATCAGTTCCACCAcctttgatgtgtttgtgtggtttggCTGGGCAAACTCCTCGCTCAACCCCATCATCTATGCCTTTAATGCCGACTTCCGCAAGGCCTTCTCCATCCTCTTAGGCTGCCACCGGATCTGCCCAGGGAGCAACGCAATCGAAATTGTCAGTATTAACAACAACATGGGTGCCcaaacctctaaccccaactgtCAGTATCAGCCCAAGAGTCACATTCCAAAGGAGGGCAACCATTCAGCCAATTATGTGATCCCCCACAGCATCCTGTGTCAGGAGGAGGAGTTACAGAAGAAAGATGTATATGGAGGGGAGATCGAAGTGGGGATGTTGAGTGATGCACTGGAAAAACTCTCTCCATCAATCTCTGGAACTTTGGACAGCGATACTGAGGTCACACTGGAAAAGATCAAGCCCATAGCACAGAACGGACAGCACAACGTTGTGTCATGTTga